The following coding sequences lie in one Drosophila sulfurigaster albostrigata strain 15112-1811.04 chromosome 2R, ASM2355843v2, whole genome shotgun sequence genomic window:
- the LOC133837877 gene encoding uncharacterized protein LOC133837877, with product MVDISASVQFNLPKAIQKWQTDLLNSFPLPAAADDQCRDTFLKELLEPYQPSEEATGSLKSDESLEESELSDPTNWNALLYRNTTYPRKTEKRTTELRISNIVAPDVFELMKGRFNRVTSAVGHISTLLELTNIQHRLKRFYDMCRLNVSMDKSFNIFSWSTEHYFTRFNLPNVAYLDAIDRELNRNMNCYKFRVDICEIMRLFTAVQKDVRNKRDICENSMMLIKDAQIDIEELVATVLDLTEKEHFNVALTAIGISGRSADPGNFRKLAVHSKINHEDFVFPIEARYRLNWTQAQVDQAVIHTNKCIEQTTKELNKVKQHIEESEYLSICREASYDAQISELKHRLKEMERTYEQRMNVLENEQTILRHKLVDAQQTLVNNRARVGMFHVRIEEMLQFFAQQKAESKAEITKLETIKTHRKSKKKSVNGTKKKSITGKKNNEEKKKCGSELSSNRIKSRN from the exons atggttGACATTTCAGCTTCTGTTCAATTCAACTTACCAAAAGCAATacaaaaatggcaaacagATCTATTGAATTCTTTTCCTCTaccagctgcagctgatgaTCAGTGTCGCGATACATTTCTTAAAGAGCTATTGGAACCTTATCAACCATCTGAAGAGGCAACAGGCAGCTTGAAATCCGATGAGAGCCTTGAAGAGAGTGAATTGTCTGATCCAACTAATTGGAATGCGTTGCTATATCGAAACACAACCTATCCTagaaaaacagagaaaagaaCTACAGAGCTGAGAATCTCTAATATCGTTGCACCAGATGTATTTGAGCTGATGAAAGGACGATTTAACCGAGTGACCAGCGCTGTGGGACACATTTCTACGCTCTTGGAACTGACGAATATTCAGCATCGCTTGAAACGATTTTACGACATGTGTCGTCTTAATGTCTCAATGGATAAATCTTTTAACATATTCAGTTGGTCGACGGAACACTATTTCACTCGCTTCAATCTGCCGAATGTGGCGTATTTGGATGCCATCGATAGGGAACTAAATCGGAATATGAATTGCTACAAGTTTCGTGTGGATATCTGTGAAATTATGCGTCTATTCACTGCAGTCCAAAAGGATGTGAGAAACAAGCGAGATATCTGTGAGAACTCCATGATGTTGATTAA GGATGCTCAGATAGATATTGAAGAGCTGGTGGCAACTGTTTTGGATCTAACTGAAAAGGAACATTTCAATGTAGCTTTAACTGCAATTGGCATTTCGGGACGTTCAGCAGATCCTGGTAACTTTAGGAAGTTAGCAGTGCACTCAAAAATCAATCACGAGGATT TCGTGTTTCCAATTGAGGCGCGTTATCGTCTTAACTGGACTCAAGCGCAGGTGGATCAAGCTGTTATtcatacaaataaatgcatagag CAAACTACTAAAGAACTCAATAAAGTAAAACAACACATCGAAGAAAGCGaatatttatcgatatgcCGTGAAGCCTCTTACGATGCACAGATTAGTGAGTTAAAACATCGCCTAAAAGAAATGGAGAGAACTTATGAGCAGCGAATGAATGTCCTTGAAAACGAGCAAACCATTTTACGACATAAATTGGTCGATGCCCAACAAACTCTTGTGAATAACAGAGCACGTGTAGGAATGTTTCATGTTAGAATCGAGGAAATGCTTCAGTTTTttgcacaacaaaaagcagAATCCAAAgcagaaattacaaaattg gaAACTATAAAAACCCATCgcaaatcaaagaaaaagTCAGTGAATGGCACTAAAAAGAAATCTATTactggcaaaaaaaacaacgaagaaaagaaaaagtgcGGATCAGAACTCAGTTCAAACAGAATTAAAagcagaaattaa
- the LOC133837724 gene encoding PE-PGRS family protein PE_PGRS33 — protein MRTTALLSLLGLMLCHISGSVGHVVPLPVALPTPVAGTYLLPQPGPVLLLVQPPPPEDDGSYKPPIPPADGSWSPQPGLEGEYVEASTADASLTDASLVVDSSSAAVAALDEKLVIDASASAAAEAAAAAAAAAAAAGGAGGGGGGGAGQAGQPGGLLGGAGGAGGAGGAGASGGGGAGGGGGGGGTLTSGTSGQNGQPGGQSPAGTQPDGEDGADGADGPDGPDGSKGGKGGKGGQGARNGAGGGGGAGGAAPQAAPVAVVLPAPVWPLPEHNLITDF, from the exons ATGCGAACCACAGCG TTGCTGAGCCTGCTGGGCCTGATGCTGTGCCACATCAGTGGCAGCGTGGGGCACGTGGTACCGTTGCCGGTGGCATTGCCAACGCCAGTGGCTGGCACATACCTGCTGCCACAACCGGGGCCTGTCCTGTTGCTAGTCCAACCACCACCGCCCGAGGATGATGGCAGCTACAAGCCACCGATTCCACCAGCTGATGGCAGCTGGTCACCCCAACCCGGCTTAGAAGGCGAATATGTCGAGGCCTCGACTGCAGATGCCAGCTTAACGGATGCTTCGCTGGTCGTGGACAGCTCCTCAGCCGCTGTCGCCGCTCTTGATGAGAAGTTGGTCATTGATGCCTCtgcatcagctgcagctgaggccgcggctgctgctgctgctgcggctgccgctgctggcgGTGCTGGaggtggtggtggcggcggtgCTGGACAGGCAGGACAACCCGGCGGCTTGTTGGGCGGTGCTGGCGGCGCAGGTGGAGCTGGTGGCGCTGGAGCttctggtggtggtggcgctggcggcggcggtggaggCGGTGGAACTTTGACATCCGGCACGAGCGGACAAAATGGACAGCCAGGTGGCCAAAGTCCTGCGGGCACACAACCGGATGGTGAAGATGGCGCCGATGGCGCTGACGGACCCGATGGACCGGATGGCTCTAAGGGCGGCAAAGGAGGCAAGGGCGGTCAAGGTGCACGCAATGGCGCCGGCGGCGGTGGAGGAGCTGGTGGCGCTGCGCCACAAGCAGCGCCCGTAGCTGTGGTGCTTCCGGCACCTGTTTGGCCACTGCCGGAACATAATTTGAT CACCGATTTTTAA